A genomic region of Magnolia sinica isolate HGM2019 chromosome 6, MsV1, whole genome shotgun sequence contains the following coding sequences:
- the LOC131248651 gene encoding pentatricopeptide repeat-containing protein At3g09650, chloroplastic encodes MDWCIKPTTTFFSKTTQLPTHTRTPPLTPTRNSKATGGGHVHLTQCIKSSKNLPLTTITQSPPSINDNEKESFLLTLLRQRKTEEAWLTYATEFSNHLPNATCLSRLVSQLSYKNNPQSLSRAQSIVRRLRNERQLHRLDANSLGLLAVSAAKSGATAYAASVVKSMLRSGYLPHVKAWSAVVSRLAASGDDGPAEALRLFNSVVCRVRGFADTAVAADSRPDTAAFNAALNACANLGDAERFVKLFDEMPEFGAEPDVLTFNVMIKLFARVDRKDLLVFVLEQIIKKGITPCMTTFHSLVAAYVGFSDLETVEKMVQAMRESRLDICRILRDSNPQDPNLAGDGILEKLLLKSTPLIDDGPPPLLPKAYLPDSRIYTTLMKGYMKESRLSDVVRMLEAMRQQSDSASRPDHVTYTTVISALVKAGSMDRARQLLAEMARVGVPANRITYNVLLKGYCQQLQMEKAKDFIREMRDDAGIDPDVVSYNILIDGCILVDDSSSALAYFNEMRTRGIGPSKISYTTLMKAFALTGQPKLANKVFDEMLKDPRVKVDLIAWNMLIEGYCRVGLVEEAKKLVQRMKEDGFYPDIATYGSLANGIALARKPGEALLLWNEIKERFASSSPPPSLPPIRPDEGLLDSLADVCVRAAFFKKALEIVACMEENGISPNKTKYTRIYVEMHSRMFTSKHASQARQDRRRERKRAAEAFKFWLGLPNSYYGSEWRLEPVDGEDYSAIDST; translated from the coding sequence ATGGATTGGTGCATCAAACCCACCACTACATTCTTCTCTAAAACAACACAACTTCCCACTCACACAAGGACTCCTCCCCTAACACCAACACGCAATTCAAAAGCTACAGGTGGTGGCCATGTCCATCTAACTCAATGCATCAAAAGCAGCAAAAATCTCCCTCTCACTACCATCACacaatctccaccgtccatcaacGACAACGAAAAAGAATCCTTCCTACTAACCCTCCTCCGTCAGAGAAAGACGGAGGAGGCATGGCTAACATACGCCACCGAATTCTCCAACCATCTGCCAAACGCTACTTGTCTGAGTCGACTCGTCTCCCAACTATCTTACAAGAACAATCCTCAATCCCTCTCTCGCGCCCAATCCATCGTCCGACGCCTTCGGAATGAGCGTCAGCTCCACCGCCTCGACGCCAATTCCCTCGGCCTCCTTGCTGTCTCTGCTGCCAAGTCCGGTGCCACCGCCTACGCGGCCTCCGTCGTCAAGTCCATGCTCCGGTCCGGCTACCTTCCTCACGTCAAGGCATGGAGCGCTGTCGTCAGCCGCCTGGCCGCCTCGGGCGACGACGGGCCTGCTGAGGCTCTCCGCCTTTTCAATTCCGTGGTCTGCCGTGTCCGTGGGTTTGCCGATACTGCGGTAGCTGCCGATTCTCGGCCCGACACGGCCGCATTCAATGCCGCGCTCAATGCCTGCGCGAACCTCGGCGATGCGGAGAGGTTCGTCAagctgttcgatgaaatgcctgagtTCGGCGCAGAGCCTGATGTCCTTACCTTCAATGTGATGATCAAGCTCTTTGCCAGGGTTGATAGGAAAGATTTGCTTGTGTTCGTCTTGGAGCAGATAATCAAGAAAGGAATCACGCCATGTATGACTACGTTTCATTCGTTGGTTGCTGCCTATGTTGGATTTAGCGATTTGGAGACTGTGGAGAAAATGGTTCAGGCAATGCGGGAGAGTAGACTTGACATCTGCAGAATTCTCCGGGACTCGAATCCTCAGGACCCAAATCTAGCAGGGGATGGAATTCTTGAGAAATTGCTTCTGAAATCAACACCGTTgattgatgatggcccacctccgTTGCTGCCCAAAGCCTATCTTCCAGACTCCAGAATCTACACCACCCTCATGAAGGGATACATGAAAGAAAGCCGCCTCAGTGATGTGGTCCGAATGCTTGAGGCGATGCGTCAACAGAGTGACAGCGCCAGCCGTCCTGACCATGTCACATACACAACCGTCATCTCAGCCCTGGTTAAGGCCGGCTCGATGGACCGGGCAAGACAGCTGCTTGCTGAAATGGCGCGCGTTGGTGTTCCCGCCAACCGCATCACCTACAACGTCCTCCTCAAGGGCTACTGCCAGCAGCTCCAGATGGAGAAGGCGAAGGATTTCATCCGTGAGATGCGGGATGATGCTGGCATTGACCCGGATGTCGTCTCTTACAACATCCTGATCGACGGTTGCATACTTGTTGACGACAGTTCCAGTGCTCTTGCCTACTTCAACGAGATGCGGACTCGTGGGATTGGGCCTTCCAAGATTAGCTACACCACTCTAATGAAAGCTTTTGCGTTAACAGGCCAGCCCAAGCTGGCtaacaaggtgtttgatgaaatgctgaAAGACCCTCGAGTGAAAGTTGATCTGATCGCTTGGAACATGTTGATTGAAGGGTATTGTAGAGTGGGGTTGGTGGAAGAAGCTAAGAAGCTAGTGCAAAGGATGAAAGAGGATGGATTTTATCCTGATATAGCCACATATGGCAGCCTTGCAAATGGGATTGCACTGGCTAGAAAGCCAGGAGAAGCTCTTCTGCTATGGAATGAGATAAAGGAGAGATTTGCATCATCATCTCCTCCTCCTTCCCTGCCGCCCATCAGGCCAGATGAAGGTTTGCTTGATTCACTAGCAGATGTGTGTGTGAGGGCTGCATTCTTCAAGAAGGCTCTAGAGATTGTGGCATGCATGGAAGAGAATGGGATTTCTCCAAACAAGACAAAGTATACAAGGATTTACGTCGAGATGCATTCGAGGATGTTCACTAGCAAGCATGCTTCGCAAGCAAGGCAGGACCGGCGGAGGGAGCGGAAGAGGGCGGCGGAGGCTTTCAAGTTCTGGTTGGGACTTCCCAATTCTTACTACGGGAGCGAGTGGCGGCTCGAACCAGTTGATGGGGAAGATTATAGTGCTATTGATTCTACTTAA